Proteins from one Hydrogenophaga sp. SL48 genomic window:
- a CDS encoding ankyrin repeat domain-containing protein: MTSFAASAGSFDDFFKAAQLDNESAMVELALRGFDLNTRNERGDHALHVALREDSPKVVNFLLSQGTVKVESRNAQGESPLMIAAIMGQLESAKRLIQHGAEVNKTGWTPLHYAASRTESDSVEMVRLMLQHHAYIDAESPNKSTPLMLAAHYGHADVVRLLLEEGADPTLRNEQGLTAVDFARRAGRDDMAELVAAALRARRPQQR, translated from the coding sequence TTGACGTCTTTTGCCGCTTCTGCGGGCTCTTTCGACGACTTTTTCAAAGCCGCCCAGCTGGACAACGAGTCGGCCATGGTCGAGCTGGCCCTGCGAGGCTTTGATCTGAACACCCGCAACGAGCGAGGCGACCACGCGCTGCACGTGGCCCTGCGCGAAGACTCGCCCAAGGTGGTGAATTTCCTGCTCAGCCAGGGCACGGTGAAAGTGGAGTCGCGCAATGCCCAGGGGGAAAGCCCACTGATGATCGCTGCCATCATGGGCCAGCTGGAGTCCGCGAAACGGTTGATCCAGCACGGAGCCGAGGTCAACAAGACGGGCTGGACGCCCCTGCACTACGCCGCCTCGCGCACCGAATCCGACAGTGTGGAGATGGTGCGTCTCATGCTGCAGCACCATGCCTACATCGATGCCGAGTCGCCGAACAAGAGCACGCCGCTGATGCTGGCCGCCCACTACGGTCATGCCGACGTCGTGCGCCTTCTGCTTGAGGAGGGTGCCGATCCCACCCTGCGCAACGAACAAGGACTGACCGCAGTGGACTTCGCCCGCCGGGCGGGGCGGGATGACATGGCCGAACTGGTGGCGGCCGCACTGCGCGCACGGCGCCCCCAGCAGCGGTGA
- a CDS encoding PilZ domain-containing protein, with amino-acid sequence MSTSPVPTPASSRPSVIQLSIKEKAALYAAYIPLFTEGGIFIPSSRDYRIGDDVYVLLSLPDDPQRYPVAGKVAWVTPAKAQGGRTQGVGIRFPADEKSRLLKLKIEEILGTSLGSDRPTQTI; translated from the coding sequence ATGAGCACCAGCCCCGTCCCTACCCCAGCGTCGTCGCGGCCGAGCGTGATTCAGCTCTCCATCAAGGAGAAAGCGGCTCTGTATGCCGCCTACATCCCCCTGTTCACCGAGGGCGGCATCTTCATTCCCTCGTCGCGCGACTACCGCATTGGCGATGATGTGTACGTGCTGCTCAGCCTGCCCGACGATCCCCAGCGGTATCCGGTGGCCGGCAAGGTGGCCTGGGTGACGCCGGCCAAGGCGCAAGGCGGTCGCACCCAGGGCGTGGGCATCCGATTTCCGGCCGACGAGAAGTCGAGGCTCCTCAAACTCAAGATCGAAGAGATCCTGGGCACGAGCCTGGGTTCCGATCGCCCCACCCAGACCATCTGA
- a CDS encoding TatD family hydrolase: protein MFTDSHCHLSFPELTAQLPAILSAMDTAQVDRALCICTTLEEFEAVHALARDHTNLWSTVGVHPDNEGVQEPSLQDLLERAARPRVVGIGETGLDYYRLNGRSLADMEWQRDRYRVHIQAGRGTDLPLVIHTRSASDDTLAILKEEGGFASSAGGEALPPSRGVFHCFTETEAVARAALDLDFFISFSGILTFRNASELREVARFVPLDHLLIETDSPYLAPVPHRGKTNNPSYVPHVAQQIAEIKGLSVDEVGEATSRNFEQLFNRVVR, encoded by the coding sequence ATGTTCACCGACTCCCATTGCCACCTGAGCTTTCCCGAGCTCACCGCCCAGTTGCCGGCCATTCTTTCGGCCATGGATACGGCCCAGGTCGACCGCGCGCTCTGCATTTGCACCACGCTGGAAGAATTCGAGGCGGTGCATGCTCTGGCGCGCGACCACACCAACCTGTGGTCCACGGTCGGCGTGCACCCGGACAACGAAGGGGTTCAGGAGCCCAGCCTCCAAGACCTCCTGGAGCGTGCGGCGCGCCCGCGCGTGGTGGGCATTGGCGAAACCGGTCTGGACTACTACCGCCTCAACGGACGAAGCCTCGCCGACATGGAATGGCAGCGAGACCGCTACAGGGTCCACATTCAGGCCGGCCGTGGGACCGACCTGCCGCTCGTGATCCACACCCGCAGCGCATCTGACGACACCCTGGCCATCCTGAAAGAAGAGGGCGGTTTCGCCTCCAGCGCGGGTGGTGAAGCGCTGCCGCCATCCCGCGGCGTGTTCCACTGCTTCACGGAAACCGAAGCGGTGGCCCGCGCAGCACTGGACCTGGATTTCTTCATCTCCTTCTCGGGCATTCTGACGTTTCGCAACGCCAGCGAGCTGCGCGAGGTCGCCCGGTTCGTGCCGCTGGACCACTTGCTGATCGAGACCGACAGCCCGTATCTCGCGCCGGTGCCGCACCGCGGCAAGACCAACAACCCGTCGTACGTGCCGCACGTGGCGCAACAGATCGCCGAGATCAAGGGGTTGAGCGTGGACGAAGTGGGTGAAGCGACCAGCCGCAATTTTGAACAGCTGTTCAACCGGGTGGTGCGCTGA
- a CDS encoding DNA polymerase III subunit delta' translates to MSATPAIAAPWIQRQLSQLLSQRGHAWLLQGPSGLGQYDLGLGVAQAWLCEQPTPAGACGACGSCHLVGSRAHPDLVVLMPETVLLERGWPLSESAQKEIDDKKRKPSKEIRVDAMRDMVAFAQRTSARGRGTAVLVYPAERMNHVTANALLKTLEEPAGDTRFVLASEATHQLLPTIRSRCQTHVMTWPAEAEALEWLQTQARAEGAKDPGAEQARVWLQASGGRPDDALAWGRSGLAAARWSELPRALAKGDWSLLSDWTASQQLELLQKLCHDLMSVAAGASPRFFPADSLPPAPRWMALARWSGALMQAARTVEHPYNPGLMQEAWVAATRQALARTSQRT, encoded by the coding sequence ATGAGCGCCACGCCTGCCATCGCCGCGCCGTGGATTCAGCGGCAGCTGTCGCAATTGCTCAGCCAGCGCGGCCACGCCTGGCTGCTGCAAGGACCGTCTGGCCTGGGTCAATACGATCTCGGCCTGGGCGTGGCGCAGGCCTGGTTGTGCGAGCAACCCACGCCGGCGGGCGCCTGTGGCGCGTGCGGAAGCTGCCATCTGGTCGGCAGCCGCGCCCACCCCGATCTGGTGGTGCTGATGCCGGAGACGGTGCTGCTGGAGCGCGGCTGGCCGCTCTCGGAATCCGCCCAGAAAGAGATCGACGACAAGAAGCGCAAGCCCAGCAAGGAAATCCGCGTCGACGCCATGCGCGACATGGTGGCTTTCGCGCAGCGCACCAGCGCGCGCGGGCGTGGCACGGCGGTGCTGGTGTACCCGGCCGAGCGCATGAACCACGTGACCGCCAACGCCTTGCTCAAGACACTGGAAGAGCCGGCCGGCGACACCCGCTTCGTGCTCGCCAGCGAGGCCACGCACCAGTTGTTGCCCACCATCCGCAGCCGCTGCCAGACCCATGTGATGACCTGGCCTGCCGAAGCCGAAGCGCTTGAATGGCTACAGACGCAGGCTCGGGCAGAGGGCGCCAAAGACCCGGGCGCTGAACAGGCGAGGGTCTGGCTGCAGGCCTCGGGTGGGCGACCCGACGACGCGCTGGCCTGGGGGCGCAGCGGTCTGGCTGCGGCGCGCTGGAGCGAACTGCCGCGCGCGCTGGCCAAGGGAGACTGGTCGCTGCTGTCCGACTGGACCGCCTCGCAACAGCTGGAGCTGCTGCAAAAACTGTGTCACGACCTGATGTCGGTGGCCGCCGGTGCATCGCCCCGGTTTTTCCCTGCCGACAGCCTTCCACCCGCGCCGCGCTGGATGGCGTTGGCGCGCTGGTCGGGTGCGCTGATGCAGGCCGCCCGAACGGTGGAGCACCCTTACAACCCGGGTCTGATGCAGGAGGCCTGGGTCGCGGCGACGCGACAGGCGCTCGCGCGCACGTCCCAGCGAACCTGA